In Corallococcus caeni, a single window of DNA contains:
- a CDS encoding outer membrane beta-barrel protein codes for MLRRFLQGGALLAVVLGAGPALAQKKQGDVNVFLRGGIGDYTGDLGDLSSTGPLWGLTLNLQPTTFLGFEVGYEGSQNKVSDTRLFDAPSLVRNGGSALVKVSPPFLTAVRPFAGVGLGLSYVDVRGAGAGLYDSDLMEEVPLAVGLEFNTGGLTAGVRGTYRLLIDQDFANVTSTDDNGGGLMDASLTLGARF; via the coding sequence ATGCTTCGCAGGTTTCTCCAGGGCGGTGCCCTGCTGGCCGTCGTGCTGGGCGCGGGGCCCGCGCTCGCGCAGAAGAAGCAGGGGGACGTGAACGTCTTTCTGCGCGGCGGCATAGGCGACTACACGGGCGACCTGGGCGACCTGTCGAGCACCGGCCCGCTGTGGGGCCTCACGCTCAACCTCCAGCCCACCACCTTCCTCGGCTTCGAGGTCGGCTACGAGGGCTCGCAGAACAAGGTCTCCGACACGCGCCTCTTCGACGCGCCCTCGCTGGTGCGCAACGGCGGCAGCGCGCTGGTGAAGGTGTCGCCGCCCTTCCTCACCGCGGTGCGCCCCTTCGCGGGCGTGGGCCTGGGCCTGTCCTACGTGGACGTGCGCGGCGCGGGCGCGGGGCTCTACGACAGCGACTTGATGGAGGAGGTGCCGCTCGCGGTGGGCCTGGAGTTCAACACCGGCGGCCTCACGGCGGGCGTGCGCGGCACGTACCGGCTCCTCATCGACCAGGACTTCGCGAACGTCACCTCGACGGACGACAACGGCGGCGGCCTGATGGACGCGTCGCTCACGCTGGGCGCGCGCTTCTGA
- the secF gene encoding protein translocase subunit SecF yields MQILKHKTNIDFIGKRKPALFISTLINLAIIVGIAAVGFNFGVDFAGGTVVELKYNTPTTAEQVREKAQAGGLHDVSVQGVGAAEENSFLLRMGGVTQLTEENAERAKTAIQGLGETRNVYADMANGIVNFRSTQPMSAEAVKKAVEGAGIGVQEVRDLGANQGGTGYDYQVVASGMADKVFAALGAGLEKPNFEQRRVDYVGPQVGKQLRNRGIMALLYSMVAILIYVAFRFDFKFGPGALLAMVHDVIMVAGYYLVSRREFNLTSIAALLTIVGYSVNDTIVIYDRIREDMVKYKGKPLPEIINIAVNDTLGRTILTSGVTALSLIGLLIFGVGEIFDFAMAMLVGILVGTYSSVYIASPLVIWLDERAHAREAHHGSKQEPKAA; encoded by the coding sequence ATGCAGATTCTCAAGCACAAGACGAACATCGACTTCATTGGAAAGCGCAAGCCGGCGCTCTTCATCTCCACGCTCATCAACCTGGCCATCATCGTCGGCATCGCGGCGGTGGGGTTCAACTTCGGCGTGGACTTCGCCGGCGGCACGGTGGTGGAGCTGAAGTACAACACGCCCACCACCGCGGAGCAGGTCCGCGAGAAGGCCCAGGCGGGCGGTCTGCACGACGTCAGCGTCCAGGGCGTGGGCGCGGCCGAGGAGAACTCCTTCCTCCTGCGCATGGGCGGCGTCACGCAGCTCACGGAGGAGAACGCCGAGCGCGCGAAGACGGCCATCCAGGGCCTGGGCGAGACGCGCAACGTCTACGCCGACATGGCGAACGGCATCGTGAACTTCCGCTCCACGCAGCCCATGTCCGCGGAGGCGGTGAAGAAGGCCGTCGAGGGCGCGGGCATCGGCGTGCAGGAGGTGCGTGACCTGGGCGCGAACCAGGGCGGCACCGGCTACGACTACCAGGTCGTCGCGAGCGGCATGGCGGACAAGGTGTTCGCCGCGCTGGGCGCGGGCCTGGAAAAGCCCAACTTCGAGCAGCGCCGCGTGGACTACGTGGGCCCGCAGGTGGGCAAGCAGCTGCGCAACCGCGGCATCATGGCGCTGCTGTACTCCATGGTCGCCATCCTCATCTACGTGGCGTTCCGCTTCGACTTCAAGTTCGGCCCCGGCGCGCTGCTCGCCATGGTGCACGACGTCATCATGGTGGCGGGCTACTACCTGGTGAGCCGGCGCGAGTTCAACCTCACGTCCATCGCCGCGTTGCTCACCATCGTGGGCTACTCCGTCAACGACACCATCGTCATCTACGACCGCATCCGCGAGGACATGGTGAAGTACAAGGGCAAGCCGCTGCCGGAGATCATCAACATCGCCGTCAACGACACGCTGGGCCGCACCATCCTCACCTCCGGCGTGACGGCGCTGTCGCTCATCGGTCTGCTCATCTTCGGCGTGGGCGAGATCTTCGACTTCGCCATGGCGATGCTGGTGGGCATCCTCGTGGGCACGTACTCGTCCGTGTACATCGCCAGCCCGCTGGTCATCTGGCTGGACGAGCGCGCGCACGCCCGCGAGGCGCACCACGGCTCCAAGCAGGAGCCGAAGGCGGCCTGA
- the secD gene encoding protein translocase subunit SecD — protein MDRGWWWKFGLIVAVTLGTIWFLVPTYYSLVVLDRAERNNIAVLEQRLPRWAPPAKYRLNLGLDLQGGIHMVMRVDTKTALQKRTERRGQQIATYVNDKKLGEVTADTDPERLQLTLTAKDPATMDAIQKEVLATFTDFSLESRNGATLVLKPDEGQVNRFRDEAVDQAMLVIRRRIDKWGVAEVDVRKLGTDSIQISLPGRSNPEQAKELVGTTAQLEFRMVDDTNPQVFAQMFQQNPPPPESKITLVEDEGFPQLSSPNREALLAYAKDKTPEGRDVVTECVANPVKKNDCIAYRSYLLDKNVPLTGESLSGADASVSQMNEPEVNIAFDPAGAREFEKLTEAAVGRRMAIVLDDNVHTAPRINEKIGGGRARITMGRAGARSFEEWLGEAQTLALVLKAGALPAPVTVGEIRQVGATLGDELIKKGSLAALVGLALVVVFMAIYYRKSGLIADVALILNGLLILAGLAFFNATLTLPGIAGFVLTLGIAVDANVLINERIREELSHGKSARAAVDQGYDRAFWTIFDAHVTTLIAGFILFFTGTGPVRGFATTLIVGLLASLFTSIVVTRVITTYFVHGRNAQSVSV, from the coding sequence ATGGACCGCGGCTGGTGGTGGAAGTTCGGACTGATTGTCGCGGTGACGCTGGGGACCATCTGGTTCCTCGTCCCGACGTACTACTCGCTGGTGGTGTTGGACCGCGCCGAGCGCAACAACATCGCCGTGCTGGAGCAGCGGCTGCCCAGGTGGGCGCCCCCCGCGAAGTACCGCCTCAACCTGGGGCTGGACCTGCAGGGCGGCATCCACATGGTGATGCGGGTGGACACCAAGACGGCCCTGCAGAAGCGCACCGAGCGCCGCGGGCAGCAGATCGCCACCTACGTCAACGACAAGAAGCTGGGCGAGGTGACGGCGGACACGGATCCGGAGCGGCTGCAGCTGACGCTGACCGCGAAGGACCCGGCGACCATGGACGCCATCCAGAAGGAGGTGCTCGCCACCTTCACGGACTTCTCCCTGGAGTCGCGCAACGGCGCCACGCTGGTGCTCAAGCCGGACGAGGGCCAGGTGAACCGCTTCCGTGACGAGGCCGTGGACCAGGCCATGCTCGTCATCCGCCGCCGCATCGACAAGTGGGGCGTGGCGGAAGTGGACGTGCGCAAGCTGGGCACGGACTCCATCCAGATCTCGCTGCCCGGCCGCAGCAACCCGGAGCAGGCCAAGGAACTGGTGGGCACCACCGCGCAGCTGGAGTTCCGGATGGTGGACGACACCAACCCCCAGGTGTTCGCGCAGATGTTCCAGCAGAACCCGCCCCCGCCGGAGAGCAAGATCACCCTGGTGGAGGACGAGGGCTTCCCGCAGCTGTCCTCGCCCAACCGCGAGGCGCTGCTGGCGTACGCGAAGGACAAGACGCCGGAAGGCCGCGACGTCGTCACCGAGTGCGTGGCGAACCCGGTGAAGAAGAACGACTGCATCGCGTACCGCAGCTACCTGCTGGACAAGAACGTGCCGCTCACGGGCGAGAGCCTGTCCGGCGCGGACGCGTCCGTCAGCCAGATGAACGAGCCGGAGGTGAACATCGCGTTCGACCCGGCCGGCGCGCGTGAGTTCGAGAAGCTCACCGAGGCCGCCGTGGGCCGCCGGATGGCCATCGTGCTGGACGACAACGTGCACACCGCCCCGCGCATCAACGAGAAGATTGGCGGCGGCCGCGCGCGCATCACCATGGGCCGCGCCGGTGCGCGCAGCTTCGAGGAGTGGCTGGGCGAGGCGCAGACGCTGGCGCTGGTGCTCAAGGCCGGCGCGCTGCCCGCGCCGGTGACGGTGGGCGAAATCCGTCAGGTGGGCGCGACGCTGGGCGACGAGCTCATCAAGAAGGGCAGCCTGGCCGCGCTGGTGGGCCTGGCGCTCGTCGTCGTCTTCATGGCCATCTACTACCGCAAGTCCGGCCTCATCGCGGACGTGGCGCTCATCCTCAACGGCCTGCTCATCCTGGCGGGTCTGGCGTTCTTCAACGCCACGCTGACCCTGCCGGGCATCGCGGGCTTCGTGCTGACGCTGGGCATCGCGGTGGACGCGAACGTGCTCATCAACGAGCGCATCCGCGAGGAGCTGTCCCACGGCAAGTCCGCGCGCGCCGCGGTGGACCAGGGCTACGACCGCGCCTTCTGGACCATCTTCGACGCGCACGTGACGACGCTCATCGCGGGCTTCATCCTGTTCTTCACGGGAACGGGTCCGGTCCGCGGCTTCGCCACCACGCTCATCGTGGGCCTCCTGGCGTCGCTGTTCACGTCCATCGTCGTGACGCGCGTCATCACGACCTACTTCGTCCACGGCCGCAACGCGCAGTCGGTGTCCGTCTAA
- the yajC gene encoding preprotein translocase subunit YajC, translating into MADSFLILAQAGAGSPLGTFGFLAVLVAIMYFVMIRPQQKQLKEHRNLLAGLKKGDDVVTSGGILGRIHQVDDSTVTLEVASGVRVRVLKSAVSAKGSVPVAGAPAALPAEKKEEK; encoded by the coding sequence GTGGCTGACAGTTTCCTGATTCTCGCGCAGGCCGGGGCCGGTTCCCCCCTGGGGACCTTCGGCTTCCTCGCCGTGCTGGTGGCCATCATGTACTTCGTGATGATCCGCCCCCAGCAGAAGCAGCTCAAGGAGCACCGCAACCTGCTCGCGGGGCTGAAGAAGGGGGATGACGTCGTGACGTCCGGCGGCATCCTCGGTCGCATCCACCAGGTGGACGACTCCACCGTGACGCTGGAGGTCGCCAGCGGGGTGCGCGTGCGCGTGCTCAAGTCGGCTGTCAGTGCGAAGGGATCCGTTCCGGTGGCGGGCGCCCCGGCGGCGCTCCCCGCTGAGAAGAAGGAGGAGAAGTAA